In Deinococcus misasensis DSM 22328, a single window of DNA contains:
- a CDS encoding ABC-F family ATP-binding cassette domain-containing protein, with the protein MRTLLQLTDLHFETERKLLFDVPALSVSSGDKIALMGQNGSGKTTLFNLLTGRLKAQSGILWKAEDLKISLLEQNPTLPEHLTVMEAVRAFNPHLVQEQELRELEIQMGERPELLAQWDDLHQQYEREGGYTYEHRAKSILFVLGLDGKLDQLLGTLSGGEKTRFALALTLLDTADLLLLDEPTNHLDIRMREWLENRIKRSKQAVIVVSHDRTLLDQVAQKSWYIDQQTLTVYPGGFSKTRMERAIQRKTLQRLHQQALHERLRLTEVADQQSLWGAKPRPIRSRAEHIEQTEAPQKEREIQMFFSSSDTRAPMLLWGRNLTMRYGDCEVIRQADLKVRKGDRIMLIAPNGSGKTTLMEMLLGKRYSTDPQAEVRYYTTRFNYLDQEHHGLSETETLKEQFTQVYPERTARTLLGQYALGWAWEKTPAELSGGERVRAGLALIAHSKADLLFLDEPTNHLDIETLESLERALNGFQGACIIVTHDRMFARNVGTRFWTLEDGVLKEYSTLTRTEALDPFRELAGDPPPPPPPPSLSERIDKAEDRIQDIQKTLFTELTRLSQREEGRLRSEQHHLQQLLYEMYAEKHARPQYDHLIRDSGLKIISDQHETGITFTALNAPECPALVFQDGHLKFTADTMEKWYQRALVRAALVLLFERYRVTRVEFAVGQAYTRKDYLLDNYVKRITDQMQ; encoded by the coding sequence ATGCGAACACTGCTCCAACTCACCGATCTGCATTTTGAAACCGAAAGGAAGCTGTTGTTCGATGTGCCAGCCCTCAGTGTGTCCTCGGGAGACAAAATTGCCCTGATGGGACAGAACGGCTCAGGGAAGACCACCCTTTTTAACTTGCTCACCGGACGCCTCAAAGCCCAGAGTGGCATCCTGTGGAAAGCCGAAGATCTGAAAATCAGCCTGCTGGAACAGAACCCCACCCTGCCAGAGCACCTGACCGTGATGGAAGCTGTGCGGGCTTTCAATCCCCATCTGGTGCAGGAACAAGAGTTGCGTGAACTGGAAATCCAGATGGGAGAGCGCCCAGAGTTGCTCGCCCAGTGGGACGACCTCCACCAGCAATACGAACGGGAAGGCGGTTACACCTACGAGCACCGGGCCAAAAGCATCCTGTTTGTGCTGGGATTGGACGGCAAACTGGACCAGTTGCTGGGAACCCTCTCTGGCGGCGAAAAGACCCGTTTTGCTCTGGCCCTGACTTTGCTGGACACTGCTGATTTGCTGCTTCTGGATGAGCCGACCAACCATCTGGACATCCGCATGCGGGAATGGCTGGAAAACCGCATCAAACGCAGCAAGCAGGCGGTGATCGTGGTGTCCCACGACCGGACCTTGCTGGATCAGGTGGCCCAGAAAAGCTGGTACATCGATCAGCAAACCCTCACGGTTTACCCCGGAGGGTTCAGCAAAACCCGCATGGAACGGGCCATTCAGCGCAAAACCCTTCAACGTCTTCACCAGCAAGCCCTGCATGAACGTTTGCGCCTGACCGAGGTGGCCGATCAGCAAAGCCTCTGGGGAGCCAAACCCCGACCCATCCGCAGCCGTGCAGAGCACATCGAGCAAACGGAAGCCCCTCAAAAAGAACGCGAAATCCAGATGTTTTTCAGCAGTTCAGACACCAGAGCCCCCATGCTCCTGTGGGGTCGCAACCTGACCATGCGGTACGGAGATTGTGAGGTGATCCGACAAGCTGACCTGAAAGTGCGCAAAGGGGACCGCATCATGCTGATTGCCCCCAACGGTTCAGGCAAAACCACCCTGATGGAGATGCTGCTTGGGAAGCGGTATTCCACCGATCCACAAGCCGAGGTGCGCTACTACACCACCCGATTCAATTATCTGGATCAGGAGCACCACGGCCTTTCGGAAACCGAAACCCTCAAAGAACAATTCACGCAGGTTTACCCAGAGCGCACTGCACGCACTTTGCTGGGACAATACGCTCTGGGTTGGGCATGGGAGAAAACCCCTGCTGAACTCTCTGGTGGAGAAAGGGTCCGGGCCGGGCTGGCCCTGATTGCCCACTCCAAAGCAGATTTGCTGTTTCTGGATGAGCCCACCAACCATCTGGACATCGAGACCTTGGAATCTCTGGAAAGGGCACTGAACGGTTTTCAGGGGGCATGCATCATCGTCACGCACGACCGGATGTTTGCACGCAATGTGGGCACCCGGTTCTGGACGCTGGAAGATGGGGTGCTCAAGGAATACAGCACCCTCACACGGACCGAAGCACTTGATCCCTTCCGTGAACTGGCTGGAGATCCACCCCCTCCGCCCCCTCCACCTTCATTGTCTGAGCGCATTGACAAAGCCGAAGACCGCATTCAGGACATTCAAAAAACCCTGTTCACCGAACTCACCCGTTTGTCCCAGCGTGAAGAGGGAAGGCTGCGCTCAGAGCAACACCACCTGCAACAACTGCTCTATGAAATGTATGCCGAAAAACACGCCAGACCCCAGTACGACCACCTGATTCGAGATTCGGGATTGAAGATCATCTCTGACCAGCATGAGACAGGCATCACCTTCACCGCTTTGAATGCCCCAGAGTGTCCGGCTCTGGTTTTTCAGGATGGGCATCTCAAGTTCACAGCAGACACCATGGAAAAGTGGTACCAGAGGGCTCTGGTCAGGGCAGCTCTGGTGCTTTTGTTTGAACGGTACCGGGTGACAAGGGTTGAGTTTGCAGTAGGTCAGGCTTACACGCGTAAGGATTATTTGCTGGACAATTACGTGAAGCGGATCACTGACCAAATGCAGTGA
- a CDS encoding vWA domain-containing protein: MTQLTQGQRMPLPQIVSGQSLTIGIHIQGTGLVFDVSCFGVDHEDQLSDDRYFVFFNQKSSPEGAIKQLGALGGDLEQFQIELSRLPASIKKLVFAVTIDGSGTMSHIQSGHFRILENGQEKARFAFGPQGFTQEKAIIVAEIYLKDVWRLLALGQGFAGGLSALLKNYGGEESDATPQSPPPLPTPAQPTPAQPTVNLNKGVLLEKKVQEKAPALVSLVKKVNVVLEKKQLQDVVAKVVMVMDASGSMTSSYMNGTVQAVVDRVGVVAMRLDDDGALESWFYADRCKATPDVTLDNIHNYVKNHVRGQFLEIFKGLGVGNNEPPIMRALIDKHRNSQLPVLVVFITDGGIYKAEEISRLLRDASNLPIFWQFVGVAGRGYGVLEKLDDLSGRVIDNADFFAVDDLRLISDDQLFERMLNEFPGWIQAAKAKGILR, translated from the coding sequence ATGACTCAACTCACACAGGGGCAGAGGATGCCCTTGCCTCAAATCGTTTCCGGCCAGAGCCTCACCATTGGCATTCACATTCAGGGAACAGGACTGGTTTTTGATGTGTCGTGTTTTGGAGTGGACCACGAGGACCAGCTTTCCGATGACCGTTATTTTGTGTTCTTCAATCAGAAAAGCTCTCCAGAGGGGGCCATCAAACAGTTGGGTGCTCTGGGAGGGGATCTGGAGCAGTTTCAGATTGAACTGTCCCGCTTGCCTGCATCCATCAAAAAGCTGGTTTTTGCTGTGACCATTGACGGCTCAGGCACCATGTCGCACATCCAGAGTGGACATTTCCGCATTCTGGAAAATGGACAGGAAAAAGCCCGTTTTGCTTTTGGTCCTCAGGGGTTCACACAGGAAAAAGCCATCATTGTGGCCGAAATCTACCTGAAAGACGTCTGGCGTCTGCTGGCTCTGGGTCAGGGCTTTGCAGGAGGCCTCAGTGCCCTGCTCAAAAATTATGGCGGTGAAGAGTCCGATGCAACCCCCCAGTCTCCCCCACCGCTTCCCACACCTGCACAACCCACACCCGCTCAACCCACAGTGAACCTGAACAAAGGGGTCCTCTTGGAGAAAAAAGTGCAGGAAAAAGCCCCAGCTCTGGTCAGTCTGGTCAAAAAAGTCAATGTGGTCCTGGAGAAAAAACAGCTTCAGGACGTGGTGGCCAAAGTGGTGATGGTGATGGACGCCTCTGGGAGCATGACCTCAAGTTACATGAACGGCACCGTGCAAGCGGTGGTGGACCGGGTGGGCGTGGTGGCCATGCGCCTCGATGATGATGGGGCTCTGGAAAGCTGGTTTTACGCAGACCGCTGCAAAGCCACCCCGGATGTCACCCTGGACAACATTCATAACTACGTGAAAAACCACGTCAGAGGGCAGTTTCTGGAGATTTTCAAAGGGCTCGGGGTGGGCAACAATGAGCCGCCGATCATGCGTGCCTTGATCGACAAACACCGCAACTCGCAACTTCCGGTGCTGGTGGTTTTCATCACCGATGGAGGCATCTACAAAGCCGAGGAGATTTCCAGACTGCTCCGTGACGCCTCAAATTTACCGATTTTCTGGCAGTTTGTGGGGGTGGCTGGAAGGGGCTATGGGGTGCTGGAAAAGCTGGATGACCTCTCGGGTCGGGTGATTGACAATGCCGATTTCTTTGCCGTGGATGACCTGCGCCTGATTTCCGATGACCAGCTTTTTGAACGCATGCTGAATGAATTTCCGGGCTGGATTCAGGCTGCGAAAGCCAAAGGCATCCTGAGATGA
- the sucC gene encoding ADP-forming succinate--CoA ligase subunit beta translates to MKLHEYQGKELLRRFGVNVQDGKVAYTPDEVRQIAQEYGQSVVVKAQVHVGGRGKAGGVKFSPTPDKAYENGQKILGMDIKGLTVKKVLVTKAVDIDKGKEYYVGMIVDRNVQSYTLMACAEGGMEIEELAVEKPEAIIKHRVDPVAGLRPYEAREIALKAGFQGNLNKLADMMVKMSKAAFELDANLVEINPLFVGEDGVPLALDTKFDVDDNAMYRHKDLADWRELEAEHPLEIEASNYGFAYVKLEGNVGVLGNGAGIVMTSLDVVNRAGAKPANFLDIGGGARADIVYNAIKLVSKDSDVKAIFINIFGGITRADEVAKGVIQALKDGILTKPVRMRIAGTAEEEAKALLAEVNSDLIQMYPDMFQAAEAAAQEANK, encoded by the coding sequence TTGAAACTCCACGAATACCAAGGTAAAGAACTGCTGCGGCGTTTCGGCGTCAACGTGCAGGACGGCAAAGTCGCCTACACCCCTGACGAAGTTCGCCAGATTGCACAGGAATACGGTCAGTCTGTGGTCGTCAAGGCCCAGGTCCACGTCGGCGGACGTGGCAAGGCCGGTGGCGTGAAATTCAGCCCCACCCCGGACAAGGCTTACGAAAACGGCCAGAAAATTCTCGGCATGGACATCAAAGGCCTGACCGTGAAAAAAGTGCTGGTCACCAAAGCCGTGGACATCGACAAGGGCAAAGAATACTACGTCGGCATGATTGTGGACCGCAACGTGCAATCCTACACCCTGATGGCCTGCGCCGAAGGTGGAATGGAAATTGAAGAACTGGCCGTGGAAAAACCCGAGGCCATCATCAAGCACCGCGTGGACCCCGTGGCCGGACTGCGTCCTTACGAGGCCCGCGAAATCGCCCTCAAGGCTGGCTTTCAGGGCAACCTGAACAAACTGGCCGACATGATGGTGAAAATGAGCAAGGCTGCCTTCGAACTGGACGCCAACCTCGTGGAAATCAACCCCCTGTTCGTTGGTGAAGACGGCGTTCCTCTGGCCCTCGACACCAAATTCGATGTGGACGACAACGCCATGTACCGCCACAAAGACCTCGCCGACTGGCGCGAACTGGAAGCCGAGCACCCTCTGGAAATCGAAGCCAGCAACTACGGTTTCGCTTACGTGAAACTGGAAGGCAACGTGGGCGTGCTGGGCAACGGAGCAGGCATCGTGATGACCTCTCTGGACGTGGTGAATCGCGCCGGAGCCAAGCCTGCCAACTTCCTTGACATTGGTGGTGGCGCCCGCGCCGACATCGTGTACAACGCCATCAAACTGGTGTCCAAGGACAGCGATGTGAAAGCCATCTTCATCAACATCTTCGGGGGCATCACCCGCGCCGATGAAGTGGCCAAAGGTGTGATTCAGGCCCTGAAAGACGGGATCCTGACCAAACCCGTGCGCATGCGCATTGCCGGTACCGCTGAAGAAGAAGCCAAGGCCCTTCTGGCCGAAGTCAACAGCGACCTGATCCAGATGTACCCTGACATGTTCCAGGCCGCAGAAGCTGCTGCTCAGGAGGCCAACAAATGA